One part of the Lachnospiraceae bacterium JLR.KK002 genome encodes these proteins:
- a CDS encoding methyl-accepting chemotaxis protein, whose translation MGENSRNSERVKTFRGVKGKLLLAIIPCVTLAIILIIIFSYSFSKKIITDRAKEQITAESRTETGEIETWSAEILSTLNMIHHNLDTMNMDEETKKAYLQSLVGMNENFPTGVYIGDDQGNYLDLSGWEPGEDFVVTERDWYREGLEHEEFTYGRPYPDAETGEYIVSVTTLLSGTEGVKTVAAADVFLNSVSEIISEIKVMGKGSSFLVEKNSKVILAHQNKDLIGSVITEQANDFLKKVAEKIDGNHPDAERIKVDKDNYFVVAEPVGGTDWILISAIKESDILGDLYSLQERMILIMILTVLIITLVVIRIVHVIILPVRNLTEHIGKITDGDFTVEIESKGQDEISKMGHGMKNFTEAMRKTIGEIFSISGQLNEQAEMSSAASEILYDSAATQSDSMQELKNTVEELAKSVTEVAENATSLAVVVSKTGENGASARTKMEETVRISKKGRDDMGQVTQAMEVIQYSVRQLEESVGKVGGSTEEIRKFVDIIGDIASQTNLLSLNAAIEAARAGEAGKGFAVVAEEIRNLAETSANSVNHISDITSEINSLVEDAVEKTKISTGNINASSDLILNASGTFQKIYETVGVANEIVQKIIENVDKVDEVASSVAAITEQQSACAEEILATSENLALEAVNVTDNSGNVAQSAQSVAVNAEKLADEMKRFRV comes from the coding sequence ATGGGTGAAAACAGCAGAAACAGTGAAAGAGTGAAGACTTTCAGAGGAGTAAAGGGAAAACTGCTTCTTGCAATTATTCCATGTGTAACTCTCGCAATTATTCTGATTATCATATTTTCTTACAGTTTTTCGAAAAAGATAATCACCGACAGGGCAAAAGAGCAGATTACGGCAGAATCCAGGACAGAAACAGGAGAAATCGAAACCTGGTCTGCAGAAATTCTTTCCACATTGAACATGATTCATCACAATCTGGATACCATGAATATGGACGAAGAAACAAAGAAAGCGTACCTTCAGTCTCTGGTAGGAATGAATGAGAATTTTCCTACAGGTGTATATATAGGAGATGACCAGGGCAATTATCTGGATTTGTCGGGCTGGGAACCGGGAGAGGATTTTGTGGTAACAGAAAGAGACTGGTATCGGGAAGGGCTGGAACACGAAGAATTTACATATGGAAGACCTTATCCCGACGCAGAAACCGGAGAATATATCGTCAGTGTCACCACACTTCTGTCAGGAACCGAAGGAGTGAAAACGGTTGCGGCGGCAGACGTATTTCTCAACAGTGTCTCAGAAATAATTTCAGAAATTAAAGTGATGGGGAAAGGTTCCTCTTTTCTGGTGGAAAAGAACAGCAAGGTAATTCTTGCCCATCAGAATAAGGATTTGATTGGAAGTGTTATTACAGAACAGGCAAATGATTTTCTGAAAAAAGTGGCGGAAAAAATAGACGGCAACCATCCGGATGCAGAACGGATTAAAGTGGATAAAGATAATTACTTTGTGGTGGCGGAGCCTGTGGGCGGAACAGACTGGATTTTAATATCCGCCATTAAAGAAAGTGATATTTTAGGAGATTTGTACAGCCTTCAGGAAAGAATGATTTTAATTATGATTCTGACAGTTTTGATTATTACTCTGGTTGTGATTCGAATCGTGCATGTAATCATTCTGCCTGTTAGAAATCTGACTGAACATATCGGTAAAATTACAGACGGAGATTTTACGGTGGAAATTGAATCAAAAGGACAGGATGAGATTTCAAAAATGGGACATGGTATGAAGAATTTTACAGAAGCCATGCGAAAAACCATCGGGGAAATTTTCAGTATTTCCGGACAGTTAAATGAACAGGCGGAAATGAGCAGTGCCGCTTCGGAAATCCTCTATGATTCGGCAGCTACTCAGTCTGATTCCATGCAGGAACTGAAAAATACCGTAGAAGAACTGGCAAAATCCGTCACAGAAGTGGCAGAAAATGCAACTTCTCTGGCAGTAGTGGTGTCAAAGACCGGAGAAAACGGAGCCAGTGCCAGAACGAAAATGGAAGAGACTGTCCGTATATCCAAAAAGGGAAGGGACGATATGGGGCAGGTAACACAGGCCATGGAAGTGATACAGTATTCTGTCAGACAACTGGAAGAATCAGTGGGAAAGGTAGGAGGTTCCACAGAAGAAATCCGGAAATTTGTGGATATTATCGGGGATATTGCTTCCCAGACAAATCTGCTGTCCCTGAATGCGGCGATTGAAGCAGCCAGAGCGGGAGAGGCAGGAAAAGGATTTGCAGTAGTGGCAGAGGAAATCCGTAACCTTGCGGAAACCAGTGCAAATTCTGTAAATCATATTTCAGATATTACATCTGAGATTAACAGTCTGGTGGAAGATGCGGTGGAAAAAACAAAAATCAGTACAGGAAATATCAATGCCAGCAGCGATTTGATTCTGAATGCTTCAGGAACATTCCAGAAGATTTATGAAACGGTGGGAGTTGCCAACGAGATAGTTCAGAAAATTATTGAAAATGTGGATAAAGTAGATGAAGTTGCGTCTTCTGTGGCTGCAATTACAGAACAGCAGTCTGCCTGTGCAGAAGAAATACTGGCCACATCGGAAAATCTGGCCCTTGAAGCTGTCAATGTGACGGATAACAGCGGAAATGTGGCCCAGTCTGCCCAGAGTGTGGCAGTCAATGCGGAGAAACTGGCGGATGAGATGAAGCGGTTCCGGGTTTGA
- a CDS encoding putative ABC transporter permease, with product MPVSLYEAAWIFLIYAFLGWCMEVAYAALELKQFVNRGFLNGPVCPIYGCGVLLVVFVLTPLKGSFLLLFAGSFFLTSAIEFITGFLLEKIFHNQWWDYSEENFNICGYVCLKFSILWGLGCTLIMDVIHPNIFRFIRFIPKIPGFAVLVLLLLVFVTDLILTVSTILSFNRHLKLLDEASSKIKTVSDEIGENIYEGVIVAMEKSGEVKENIEKKAEQIRLQQEYEKLMNYKTSGMKRLMKAFPHMKSRSYQEVLTRWKNYRNERKL from the coding sequence ATGCCGGTATCATTATATGAAGCAGCCTGGATTTTTTTAATCTACGCATTTCTGGGCTGGTGTATGGAAGTGGCCTATGCGGCGCTGGAGCTGAAACAATTTGTAAACAGGGGATTTTTAAACGGCCCGGTATGTCCCATTTACGGCTGCGGCGTATTGCTGGTGGTTTTTGTGCTGACGCCCCTGAAAGGAAGTTTTCTGCTTCTGTTTGCAGGTTCCTTTTTTCTCACGTCTGCCATTGAATTTATTACAGGATTTCTGCTGGAGAAAATATTTCATAATCAATGGTGGGATTACTCAGAAGAAAACTTTAATATCTGCGGATATGTCTGTCTGAAATTCTCTATTCTGTGGGGACTGGGCTGTACCCTGATTATGGATGTGATTCATCCTAATATTTTCAGATTTATAAGATTTATTCCCAAAATTCCAGGATTTGCAGTACTGGTTCTGCTTCTTCTGGTTTTTGTGACAGATCTGATTCTGACAGTCAGCACTATTCTGAGCTTCAACAGACATCTGAAGCTCCTGGATGAAGCCTCCTCGAAAATAAAAACTGTTTCCGATGAAATTGGAGAGAATATTTATGAAGGCGTAATCGTGGCCATGGAAAAGAGCGGGGAAGTAAAGGAAAATATTGAGAAAAAGGCAGAACAAATCAGGCTTCAGCAGGAATATGAGAAACTGATGAATTATAAAACTTCCGGTATGAAGCGCCTTATGAAGGCTTTTCCCCATATGAAGTCCCGGTCTTATCAGGAGGTTCTGACCCGGTGGAAAAATTATCGGAATGAAAGAAAATTATAA
- a CDS encoding 5-bromo-4-chloroindolyl phosphate hydrolysis family protein — protein sequence MDNEWEKFGREIRNIVEDAVNSQDFHQLNRTITNTVNEAVNSIQNGLKTAGEAVNQAVSQSFPENRNQKNKYENLKVPEENTKQELFKRNTSLKAGGMALTVCGYIFSIGIGTAVIILILIGMILGSFNIGIRIALSILVPFLVGSGIMAWKGTSILSSLKRYRGYIADLHGRTYCNIRELADKRGKSSHFILKDIKKMIDRGWFRQGHLDHDNTCLIVSHDTYQEYENIQKQRMQQAEPEKRPASSAGDDSLNPEVRKVISEGKEYIRKIQECNRNIPGEEISRKISHMEMLIEKIFDRVKEDPDSLDDIQKLMEYYLPTTVKLLEAYQQLEEQPVQGENIRNSKTEIEQTLDTLNIAFEKLLDSLFEDVAWDVSSDISVLHTMLAQEGLTRDDFKKHT from the coding sequence ATGGATAATGAATGGGAAAAATTTGGAAGAGAGATTCGTAATATTGTAGAAGATGCTGTAAATTCCCAGGATTTTCATCAGTTGAACCGAACCATTACAAATACGGTGAATGAAGCGGTAAACAGTATTCAGAACGGATTGAAAACAGCGGGAGAGGCAGTGAATCAGGCGGTGTCCCAGTCTTTTCCGGAAAATCGGAATCAGAAAAATAAATATGAAAATCTGAAAGTGCCGGAAGAAAATACGAAGCAGGAGCTTTTTAAAAGAAATACATCTCTGAAGGCCGGAGGCATGGCTCTGACCGTCTGCGGTTATATCTTCAGTATCGGAATCGGGACGGCTGTGATTATCCTGATTCTGATTGGTATGATTCTGGGGAGTTTTAATATAGGCATCAGGATTGCCCTTTCCATACTGGTTCCCTTTCTGGTGGGAAGCGGAATTATGGCCTGGAAAGGAACCAGTATCCTTTCTTCCTTAAAGCGATATCGTGGATATATTGCGGATTTGCATGGAAGGACCTATTGTAATATCAGAGAACTGGCGGACAAACGCGGAAAATCATCTCATTTTATTCTGAAAGATATAAAGAAAATGATTGACAGGGGATGGTTTCGGCAGGGACATCTGGACCATGACAATACCTGTCTGATTGTCAGCCATGATACTTACCAGGAATACGAGAATATTCAGAAACAGCGTATGCAGCAGGCAGAACCGGAAAAACGTCCGGCTTCCTCTGCCGGGGATGATTCTCTGAATCCGGAAGTACGGAAGGTGATTTCCGAAGGAAAAGAATATATACGGAAAATACAGGAATGCAACAGAAATATTCCCGGAGAGGAAATTTCCCGTAAAATTTCTCATATGGAAATGCTGATAGAGAAGATTTTTGACCGGGTAAAGGAAGATCCCGATTCTCTGGATGATATTCAGAAGCTCATGGAGTATTATCTGCCTACTACCGTGAAGCTGCTGGAGGCTTATCAGCAACTGGAAGAACAGCCGGTACAGGGAGAAAATATCAGAAATTCCAAAACAGAGATTGAGCAGACACTGGATACTCTGAATATTGCTTTTGAAAAATTACTGGACAGCCTGTTTGAGGATGTGGCCTGGGATGTGTCTTCCGACATTTCCGTGCTTCATACCATGCTGGCACAGGAAGGTCTGACAAGAGATGATTTTAAAAAGCATACTTAA
- a CDS encoding response regulator transcription factor, translating into MKKVLVIEDETAINDLICMNLEIAGYQPVPFFDGMEFSRHLKEKDDYVLALLDIMLPGKDGFELLEELKEHDIPVIYLTAKGDLPSKVKGLRNGAEDYLVKPFEMLELLVRMDNILKRCGKSETAEEIHIRDVVINEKKRTVHKNGAEVSMQPMEFDCLLVFWKYRNRVITREQILNILWGVDFEGESRTVDVHVGNIRKKLDFSDVIITVPRVGYRMEVP; encoded by the coding sequence ATGAAAAAAGTACTGGTAATTGAAGACGAAACAGCCATTAACGATTTAATTTGCATGAATCTGGAAATTGCGGGCTATCAGCCTGTTCCCTTTTTTGACGGAATGGAATTCAGCCGTCATCTGAAAGAGAAGGACGATTATGTACTGGCGCTGCTGGATATTATGTTGCCGGGAAAAGACGGATTTGAACTGCTGGAAGAACTGAAAGAGCATGATATTCCGGTGATTTATCTGACTGCCAAAGGCGATTTGCCAAGTAAGGTGAAGGGTTTGAGGAACGGGGCGGAAGATTATCTTGTAAAGCCCTTTGAAATGCTGGAGCTTCTGGTTCGTATGGATAATATCCTGAAGCGCTGCGGAAAAAGCGAAACTGCAGAGGAAATTCATATCCGGGACGTCGTCATTAATGAGAAAAAGAGAACGGTACACAAAAACGGGGCGGAGGTTTCCATGCAGCCCATGGAATTTGACTGCCTGCTGGTATTCTGGAAATACAGAAACCGGGTGATTACCAGAGAGCAGATTCTGAATATTCTATGGGGCGTGGATTTTGAGGGAGAAAGCAGGACCGTGGACGTACATGTGGGAAATATCCGGAAGAAGCTGGACTTTTCCGATGTGATTATTACGGTGCCGAGAGTAGGTTACCGGATGGAGGTGCCCTGA
- a CDS encoding ABC-ATPase domain-containing protein has protein sequence MKTYHDLRELLNRIDHKGYPAYKDTRGSYQFESYILSIDHVQGDPFAAPSRVSIHVPGKNAGFPSDLFQEKHKRIALQDYLIRKFAKETETFTFKAKGSGKSGLMSVSRCGQEILERTACEIQPNGGVTVRMEIGFPANGRTVNSRELIKILFEFLPECVKKSLFYQSLNQNSVQKNAELAEDQQFIRLQLPKLGLAAFVANESILPRESGVSDRPMKRAVPFRSPKSMEVTLQLPNYGAITGMGIRKGITLVVGGGYHGKSTLLKALELGVYNHIAGDGREYVITDDTAVKIRAEDGRSIKRTDISMFINNLPNKKDTVHFCTEDASGSTSQAANVVEAMEAGTKTLLIDEDTSATNFMIRDELMQRVVNRDSEPITPFIDRVRELSEQYGISTILVAGSSGSYFHKADQIIQMDHYLPKDITEFARTEAESFPVPNEQAPACPPPSFHRIVEPDQSFRKNDRIKMKTQGKDSILMNRDTIDLRYVEQLTDTEQLTSLGYLVKYAQLHLFDGKKSLSETVEEFCKLLDKKGLAAVCEGSYVPGGLAMVRRQEIFACLNRYRSLRI, from the coding sequence ATGAAAACATATCATGACTTAAGAGAGCTGTTAAACCGGATTGACCACAAAGGCTATCCGGCCTACAAAGATACCAGGGGCAGTTATCAGTTTGAATCTTATATCCTGTCCATCGACCATGTACAGGGAGACCCCTTTGCCGCGCCTTCCAGAGTAAGTATTCATGTACCTGGAAAAAACGCCGGTTTTCCGTCAGATTTATTCCAGGAAAAACACAAACGGATTGCTCTGCAGGATTATCTGATTCGAAAATTTGCAAAAGAAACAGAAACCTTTACTTTTAAGGCCAAAGGTTCCGGCAAAAGCGGCCTTATGTCTGTCAGCCGCTGCGGACAGGAAATTCTGGAACGGACTGCCTGTGAAATCCAGCCGAACGGAGGAGTAACTGTCCGGATGGAAATCGGATTTCCCGCCAACGGCAGAACTGTCAACAGCCGGGAATTAATTAAAATCCTGTTTGAATTTCTTCCGGAATGTGTGAAAAAATCACTGTTTTATCAGTCCCTGAATCAAAATTCTGTTCAGAAAAACGCAGAACTGGCAGAAGATCAGCAGTTTATCCGCCTGCAGCTTCCCAAACTGGGACTGGCTGCTTTTGTGGCCAATGAATCCATTCTGCCCAGAGAATCCGGCGTATCTGACCGTCCCATGAAACGGGCCGTTCCTTTCCGGTCACCCAAATCCATGGAAGTTACGCTGCAGCTTCCCAATTACGGAGCAATCACAGGCATGGGTATCCGTAAAGGCATTACTCTGGTGGTAGGCGGAGGATATCATGGAAAATCCACGCTGCTGAAAGCACTGGAACTGGGTGTATACAATCATATAGCCGGAGATGGCAGGGAATATGTGATTACTGATGATACTGCCGTGAAAATCCGGGCAGAAGACGGAAGAAGTATTAAACGGACAGATATTTCCATGTTTATCAACAATCTTCCCAACAAAAAAGATACTGTACACTTTTGTACGGAGGACGCCAGCGGAAGCACCTCCCAGGCAGCCAATGTGGTGGAAGCCATGGAAGCGGGAACAAAAACTCTGCTGATTGACGAGGATACCAGCGCAACTAATTTTATGATACGGGATGAACTGATGCAGCGGGTGGTAAACCGTGATTCCGAGCCCATCACTCCTTTTATCGACCGGGTGCGGGAACTTTCAGAACAGTACGGTATTTCCACCATACTGGTTGCCGGAAGCTCCGGTTCTTATTTCCATAAGGCGGACCAGATTATTCAGATGGACCATTATCTTCCAAAAGATATTACGGAATTTGCCAGAACGGAAGCGGAATCATTTCCCGTTCCCAATGAGCAGGCGCCTGCCTGTCCCCCGCCTTCTTTTCACAGAATTGTGGAACCAGACCAGAGTTTCCGCAAAAATGACAGAATTAAAATGAAAACTCAGGGAAAAGATTCCATTCTCATGAACCGGGATACCATAGATTTGAGGTATGTGGAACAACTGACGGATACGGAACAGCTTACGTCGCTGGGATATCTGGTAAAATATGCTCAGCTTCACCTGTTTGACGGAAAGAAAAGCCTCTCAGAAACAGTAGAAGAATTCTGTAAACTTCTGGATAAAAAAGGGCTGGCTGCTGTCTGTGAAGGAAGTTACGTACCCGGAGGTCTGGCCATGGTACGTAGACAGGAAATTTTTGCCTGTCTGAACCGATATCGTTCATTGAGAATATGA
- a CDS encoding toxic anion resistance protein, protein MSEGLEFADAPVLTLEPFPEKEEIVEVQEEQAVEPAWDDSILTEEERHMVDQFTSQIDLHNSNIVLQYGAGTQKKMADFSEKALENVQTKDLGEIGDLLTGVVTELKGFDAEEERGFLGIFKKSSSKLTALKAKYDKAEVNVNKICKILEGHQVQLMKDAAVLDKMYEQNKVYFKELSMYILAGKKKLEQVRREELSALIDKANRSGLPEDAQEAKDLEALCTRFEKKIHDLELTRMISIQTAPQIRLVQNNDTIMVEKIQSTIVNTIPLWKSQMVLAMGVEHSTQAAQAQREVTDLTNELLKKNAERLKVATVETARESERGIVDMETLRVTNESLISTLDEVMRIQKEGKEKRREAEQEMNRLEGELKKKLLEI, encoded by the coding sequence ATGAGCGAAGGATTGGAATTTGCGGATGCGCCGGTGCTGACTTTGGAGCCGTTTCCGGAAAAAGAAGAAATTGTGGAAGTACAGGAAGAACAGGCTGTAGAACCTGCCTGGGATGACAGCATACTGACAGAAGAAGAAAGGCATATGGTGGATCAGTTTACCAGCCAGATAGATTTGCACAACTCAAATATTGTACTCCAGTATGGGGCTGGAACTCAGAAGAAAATGGCGGATTTTTCAGAAAAGGCTCTGGAAAATGTACAGACTAAAGATCTTGGTGAAATCGGGGATTTGCTTACCGGTGTGGTAACGGAACTGAAAGGGTTTGATGCGGAAGAAGAAAGAGGTTTTCTGGGAATTTTCAAAAAATCTTCCAGTAAATTAACTGCTCTGAAAGCAAAATATGATAAGGCAGAGGTAAATGTTAATAAAATCTGCAAAATTCTGGAAGGCCATCAGGTACAATTAATGAAAGACGCTGCTGTTCTGGACAAAATGTATGAACAGAATAAGGTGTATTTCAAAGAACTTTCCATGTATATTCTGGCCGGAAAGAAGAAGCTGGAACAGGTGCGCAGAGAAGAACTGTCTGCTTTGATTGATAAGGCAAACCGCTCCGGGTTGCCGGAGGATGCGCAGGAGGCAAAGGATCTGGAAGCTCTGTGTACCCGGTTTGAGAAGAAAATACACGATCTGGAGCTGACCAGAATGATTTCCATTCAGACCGCACCCCAGATTCGCCTGGTACAGAATAACGACACCATTATGGTGGAAAAGATTCAGTCCACGATTGTAAATACCATTCCTCTGTGGAAAAGTCAGATGGTTCTGGCCATGGGGGTGGAACATTCCACTCAGGCGGCTCAGGCCCAGCGGGAAGTGACGGATTTGACCAATGAGCTGCTGAAAAAGAACGCGGAACGGTTAAAGGTTGCCACAGTGGAGACCGCCAGGGAATCCGAGCGCGGAATTGTGGATATGGAAACATTACGGGTGACGAATGAATCTCTGATTTCCACTCTGGATGAAGTAATGCGCATTCAGAAAGAGGGAAAAGAAAAACGTCGGGAGGCAGAACAGGAAATGAACCGTCTGGAAGGTGAACTGAAGAAAAAACTTCTGGAGATTTAA
- a CDS encoding HAMP domain-containing sensor histidine kinase has product MDMIKKIAFTASTMLFVLAQVFSFYVIFTSRQEKIDLLKEKEIRIFENAVMELNKKLFISKYNNGIPDYVMVYHFRENMPEHSALYKGEQELYNSSPYEFNVEQANAQKDGYSYNFRKERMNGRHILVIYEKFNGGYRLNGQETYTFFYGIDITYLYEKSRNLVIQELVISFTASFGMALLLVFLIKKITKPLQAVNEVQRQLIGSMSHELKTPLTAIRGYSETLLNVNLSPEQEKKSLNYIYQESGRLSRLSEKMMELTRLYEPECKISQQDISVEDLFDGVEESMKHRLQETGIILVREGNYQGKIKKLDSDLMTSFLINLINNSIMASTPGSRIYLGADDKSLWVRDEGCGIPAEEVDKVRKAFYRVDKSRSRKSGNMGLGLALCEQIAAVHHGNMEIESKVGEGTRIAVILNP; this is encoded by the coding sequence ATGGATATGATAAAAAAAATTGCGTTTACTGCGTCAACCATGTTGTTTGTGTTGGCGCAGGTTTTTTCATTTTATGTGATTTTTACCAGCCGGCAGGAAAAAATTGACCTTCTGAAAGAGAAAGAAATCAGGATTTTTGAAAATGCTGTTATGGAGTTGAATAAAAAACTTTTCATATCAAAGTATAATAATGGGATACCGGATTATGTTATGGTTTATCATTTTCGGGAAAATATGCCGGAACATTCCGCATTATACAAAGGAGAGCAGGAGTTGTATAACAGCAGTCCCTATGAGTTCAATGTGGAACAGGCAAATGCGCAAAAAGACGGGTATTCTTATAATTTCAGGAAGGAACGGATGAATGGCAGGCATATTCTTGTTATATATGAGAAATTTAATGGAGGATATCGTCTCAACGGCCAGGAGACATATACTTTTTTCTACGGGATTGACATAACCTATCTCTATGAAAAAAGCCGAAATCTGGTGATTCAGGAACTGGTGATTTCTTTTACAGCATCTTTTGGAATGGCGCTGCTTCTTGTATTTCTTATTAAGAAAATTACAAAGCCTCTTCAGGCAGTTAATGAGGTTCAGCGACAGTTGATTGGAAGTATGTCCCATGAATTAAAAACCCCTCTGACAGCCATCAGGGGTTATTCAGAAACTCTTCTGAATGTAAATCTGTCTCCGGAGCAGGAGAAAAAATCCCTTAACTATATATATCAGGAAAGCGGGAGACTGTCCCGTCTTTCAGAAAAAATGATGGAGCTGACAAGATTATATGAACCGGAGTGTAAGATTTCTCAGCAGGATATTTCAGTAGAGGATCTGTTTGACGGAGTGGAGGAAAGCATGAAGCACAGGCTTCAGGAAACAGGAATAATTCTTGTGCGGGAAGGAAATTATCAGGGGAAAATCAAAAAACTGGATTCAGATCTGATGACCAGTTTCCTGATAAATCTGATTAATAACAGTATCATGGCTTCAACGCCGGGGAGTCGTATTTATCTGGGTGCAGATGACAAATCTCTGTGGGTTCGGGACGAAGGATGTGGAATTCCTGCAGAGGAAGTGGATAAAGTCCGTAAGGCTTTCTATCGTGTGGATAAATCCCGTTCCAGAAAAAGCGGAAATATGGGGCTTGGGCTCGCTCTCTGTGAGCAGATTGCAGCAGTACACCATGGAAATATGGAAATCGAGAGTAAGGTGGGGGAGGGGACCAGGATTGCTGTAATACTGAATCCGTGA